One part of the Raphanus sativus cultivar WK10039 chromosome 7, ASM80110v3, whole genome shotgun sequence genome encodes these proteins:
- the LOC130498086 gene encoding uncharacterized protein LOC130498086 — protein sequence MIRHHIEESLKAQYLTVNNPYELWKELKSRYDHQKTVILPEAIYEWTHLRIQDFKSVNEYNSALFRIVSKMRLCGEKINDKQLLEKTYQTMSSSNLLLQQQYRQKGFKTYSALIACLLLAEQNNELLMKNNDLRPPGTKPVPDAHHASKETKNNSEANHVQHDQRGRGSSFGRGRGRGGQWRGRGRGGYGRGRYNPYERPNQFNNGRGRGRGSGSTSRPQNSGNSVCHRCGVSNHWEKNYRTPKHLVDLYQESIKGKNPEAHMVYKDGEEDFDHDKDDLMDYETSDILKNDQVD from the coding sequence ATGATTCGCCATCACATTGAGGAGAGCTTGAAAGCTCAATATCTCACAGTGAACAATCCATACGAGTTATGGAAAGAGTTAAAATCGAGATATGATCACCAAAAGACTGTGATTCTTCCGGAAGCCATTTATGAATGGACTCATCTCAGGATTCAAGACTTTAAGTCTGTGAATGAATATAACTCAGCCTTGTTTAGGATAGTCTCAAAGATGAGACTATGTGGCGAGAAAATAAATGATAAGCAGCTATTGGAAAAGACTTACCAAACAATGTCATCAAGCAATTTGTTGCTTCAGCAACAATATAGGCAGAAAGGGTTCAAGACCTACAGTGCCCTCATAGCTTGCCTATTGCTTGCAGAACAGAATAATGAGTTGCTTATGAAGAATAATGACCTGAGACCACCCGGAACCAAACCTGTTCCTGATGCACATCATGCCTCAAAAGAAACTAAGAACAACTCCGAAGCTAACCATGTCCAACATGACCAAAGGGGTCGCGGTTCCTCATTTGGAAGAGGTCGCGGCCGTGGAGGTCAGTGGCGAGGACGTGGACGTGGTGGCTATGGGAGAGGGCGTTACAACCCTTATGAGCGCCCAAACCAGTTCAACAATGGGCGTGGTAGAGGCAGAGGCAGTGGGTCGACTTCTCGACCACAGAATTCAGGAAACTCAGTGTGTCATAGGTGCGGAGTATCTAACCATTGGGAAAAGAACTATCGAACCCCTAAGCATCTGGTTGATCTCTACCAAGAGAGCATCAAAGGCAAGAACCCGGAGGCTCACATGGTGTACAAGGATGGCGAGGAAGACTTTGATCATGACAAGGATGATCTCATGGACTATGAGACTTCAGACATTCTGAAAAATGACCAAGTTGATTAA